CCTCGAAGCGCCCCTGCCTTCCGGCGCACTCGCTCGCCGTCGCAGCGGATTGTGCGTGGGTGTGGTACGGCAGGGGAAGATGCCGGTACACCACCGCGACATCCTCCGGGTGCGCCTGCCTAATCGCGCGCAGACGGCCGGACATGGTGCGGCAGAAGGGGCACTGGAAATCGGAGAATTCGACAATGGTGACCCGCGCGCCTGGCGGTCCCATCCGCCGCCCGCGGGCGTAGCTGCGCCAATCGGGGACGGGGCGAGTGTCCTCGGAGTATTGGGCGGCCGGAAGGCTCGGTGGCGCCAATTCCCGGCGGATCGCCAGTCCCGTCACGGTTAGCGCGCAAAGCACGAGTATCGCCGTCGCGGTGTTCGCAAGGAGCTTGTTCACGCGTGCTCAGCGAAGGAGAGATGAACGCGGCACCATCAGAACACCGGTCGCGGCTGGACGCTCTGGGGACCTGCTCCGATGCGTGCCCCCAGAGCCCTCGCTAGACGCTCAGCTCGGCGCCGGGATGCACTCGATGTTGGTGATCTGGCAGGATTCCACCGTGTAGGTGCATCGCGCCCAACCAGACGAGCAGTAGCCTGCGGCGTACGAGCAGTACTCCTCGACCGACGCGCGGCAGTCGAACGCCTCGGAGCTCGCGTCGGCCCGGGCGGGGCTCGCGAGCAGGCCACCCCCGCAGAGGAT
This region of Longimicrobium sp. genomic DNA includes:
- a CDS encoding DsbA family protein, whose translation is MNKLLANTATAILVLCALTVTGLAIRRELAPPSLPAAQYSEDTRPVPDWRSYARGRRMGPPGARVTIVEFSDFQCPFCRTMSGRLRAIRQAHPEDVAVVYRHLPLPYHTHAQSAATASECAGRQGRFEAYHDALFAHQDSIGSIPWTTLAAAAGVPDPAELAQCMASEAPAAGIEQDVDAAKRLAVSGTPALIVNGTLLTSSGLARLEAMVERELKSAGR